ggttagggataggcttaccttcgaaccgcgggccctctagactcgagcggccgccactgtgctggatatctgcagaattgtcttgacccttcaccatgtcaGGCTCAGTCAACAGATCCAACAGCTTCCAAAAAGCAGATAGCATGGATGCCAAGGAAACTTCCACAGTCGACCGAAAGTGGGTTGCCCTAACGGCGTACCAACCCGTGGACGTCGTCACCAAAACGGTTGAAGTTCCCGTTATCAAAACGGTAGAAAAATTTGTCCCAAAAACAATCATTCAAGAGAAAATCATCCACGTGCCTAAGAATGTCACCCACATTGTAGAAAAAATCGTAGAGGTACCAGAAGTTAagtatatagaaaaaattgttgAAGTGCCACACATTCACTACAAGAATAAGTACGTGCCCAAAATTGAAGTTGTAGAGAAGGTTGTGGAGAGACAGAAAATTATCGAAAAATGGCAtgacaaaattgtggaagTACCTCAAATTAAGGAAGT
This region of Plasmodium vivax scf_7210 genomic scaffold, whole genome shotgun sequence genomic DNA includes:
- a CDS encoding hypothetical protein (encoded by transcript PVX_251300A), translated to MSGSVNRSNSFQKADSMDAKETSTVDRKWVALTAYQPVDVVTKTVEVPVIKTVEKFVPKTIIQEKIIHVPKNVTHIVEKIVEVPEVKYIEKIVEVPHIHYKNKYVPKIEVVEKVVERQKIIEKWHDKIVEVPQIKEVVRFKEIEDAEEVIKYIPRNSKNINWEEEYQKYTQRKGQERYSLDNNAYQQKMSSYNDYNEKAYSQNAYSRSLDFMNKHLPA